The Benincasa hispida cultivar B227 chromosome 11, ASM972705v1, whole genome shotgun sequence genome has a segment encoding these proteins:
- the LOC120090835 gene encoding uncharacterized protein At1g01500-like → MQPAPPHPIARIFWSFRQISCSFRRRSRVSAGFVARSVFVHTSSIFSSDDAQYLRKHLSASNSASIALRRDRLNKESSEVTYVSTDSIQVSGGVKFEVYENEDLILYGSLERIEANWINGSVGLEKNSKKTSWIMECFMAACMCSGSSAFFQPKLGVSSLAIKVYIVGCCFGMPMILTQTIQVSPRQRNLRQGVLDAIPEDEEVGKEENGSNGLIRHQKVQVKCCSPLIILFSIL, encoded by the exons ATGCAACCTGCGCCGCCGCACCCAATCGCTCGGATTTTCTGGTCATTTCGCCAGATCTCCTGCTCGTTTCGTCGTCGTTCACGTGTCTCCGCCGGATTTGTTGCTCGTTCCGTCTTCGTTC ATACCTCATCGATTTTCTCTTCCGATGATGCCCAATATCTGAGAAAACACCTTTCAGCCTCCAACTCTGCTTCTATTGCCCTTCGTCGTGATCGACTCAACAAGGAATCCTCTGAGGTTACCTATGTTAGCACTGATAGCATTCAAGTCTCGGGCGGTGTGAAGTTTGAGGTGTATGAGAATGAGGATTTGATTCTCTATGGCTCTTTGGAACGAATCGAGGCCAATTGGATTAATGGGAGCGTTGGATTggagaaaaattcaaagaagacAAGTTGGATTATGGAATGTTTTATGGCTGCGTGCATGTGTTCGGGTTCCTCGGCCTTTTTCCAGCCTAAACTTGGGGTTTCCTCCCTGGCAATTAAGGTTTATATTGTCGGTTGTTGTTTCGGTATGCCAATGATCTTGACGCAGACAATTCAAGTTAGTCCGCGGCAGAGGAACTTGAGACAAGGTGTCCTAGATGCAATTCCCGAGGATGAAGAAGTTGGAAAGGAGGAGAATGGAAGTAATGGGTTGATTCGGCACCAGAAAGTGCAGGTAAAATGTTGTTCTCctcttataattttgttctcaATTCTCTAG